A window from Anser cygnoides isolate HZ-2024a breed goose chromosome 1, Taihu_goose_T2T_genome, whole genome shotgun sequence encodes these proteins:
- the IL17D gene encoding interleukin-17D isoform X2 produces the protein MQRGRVLAALLCAALLPLPSDAAKAPKRPARPRSCGERPEELLEQLYGRLAAGMLSAFHHTLQPEPPGRQHNASCPAGARPAGDKRLRLPVNLRSASPWAYRISYDPTRYPKYIPEAYCLCKGCLMGIFGEENFHFRSTPVYMPTVILRRTSSCAGGRYVYTEDYVTIPVGCTCVPEQEKEAESVNSSIDKQEMKLLVNQNKPSSE, from the exons ATGCAGCGAGGCAGG GTGCTGGCGGCGCTGCTGTGCGCCGCGCTGCTCCCGCTCCCCTCGGACGCCGCCAAAGCTCCCAAACGGCCGGCTCGGCCCCGGAGCTGCGGCGAGCGGcccgaggagctgctggagcagctgtaCGGGCGGCTGGCCGCCGGCATGCTCAGCGCCTTCCaccacaccctgcagcccgaGCCGCCCGGCCGCCAGCACAACGCCAGCTGCCCGGCGGGGGCACGGCCGGCCGGCGACAAGAGGCTCCGGCTGCCCGTCAACCTGCGCAGCGCCTCGCCCTGGGCGTACAG AATTTCATACGATCCCACGAGATACCCTAAGTACATTCCTGAAGCATACTGTCTGTGCAAGGGCTGCCTCATGGGGATCTTTGGCGAGGAGAATTTTCACTTCCGCAGCACCCCCGTGTACATGCCCACCGTCATCCTCCGCCGCACCTCGTCGTGTGCCGGGGGCCGCTACGTGTACACGGAAGACTACGTCACTATCCCAGTGGGCTGCACTTGTGTCCCTGAGCAAGAGAAAGAGGCCGAAAGCGTAAATTCCAGCATAGATAAGCAAGAAATGAAGTTGCTCGTAAACCAGAACAAGCCATCATCAGAATGA